The following proteins come from a genomic window of Aquabacterium sp. A3:
- the hpxZ gene encoding oxalurate catabolism protein HpxZ, translated as MSITPDQIQRPEVVAELRALFDDYEAALMANDVQALNDFFWCSPQVTRYGIADRQWGHDELVAYRASVPPPDFTRELHEVRITTFGADMAVAMCEFTRSDTALRGFQTQTWVRLPTGWKIVSAHVSMLPWPSSCSP; from the coding sequence ATGAGCATCACCCCCGACCAGATCCAGCGCCCCGAGGTGGTGGCCGAACTGCGCGCCCTGTTCGACGACTATGAAGCCGCCCTCATGGCCAACGACGTGCAGGCGCTCAATGACTTTTTCTGGTGCAGTCCGCAGGTCACGCGTTACGGCATCGCCGATCGGCAATGGGGGCATGATGAGTTGGTGGCCTACCGGGCCAGCGTGCCGCCACCGGACTTCACGCGTGAACTGCATGAGGTGCGCATCACCACCTTCGGCGCCGATATGGCCGTGGCGATGTGTGAATTCACCCGCAGCGACACGGCCTTGCGTGGTTTCCAGACCCAAACCTGGGTTCGCTTGCCGACAGGATGGAAAATCGTGTCTGCCCATGTCAGCATGCTGCCCTGGCCTTCTTCTTGCTCGCCCTGA
- a CDS encoding alkaline phosphatase D family protein: MQRRAFFRQLSRVAALGAWQQWLSARALAQTLDAQPWPAPAEVFSLGVASGEPRADSVVLWTRLAPQPLQPDGGMPARAVLVRWAVAHDDRFQRIVQQGEVMASPEAAHSVHVLVQGLAPEREYHYRFETGGQRSTVGRTRTAPPGDAQPSRLRLALASCQHYEQGHFTAHREIARADVDLVLFAGDYIYTNHKPGYQRVRDHLHDMPAARTLADYRIHHASYKLDADLRACHAAHPWLLVWDDHEVMSDHSAQRAPEVEDAQAFLAVRTAAYRAYFEHLPVSPRRAPSATGMPMHDRYAWGRLADLWTLDTRQFRDAPPCLDRIAPLTRKVLWRCDETDDASRTMLGMPQEYWLAEGLAGSLADWKLVLQTTQISPAPLPVPGTHELLQYADGWDAFPAARRRLMEAIAQPRVRDVVFLGGDVHRHVAANLRLNPLDATSPIVASELVASSVTSRGLSEWLTSAIRRRQPDILHCRSDQRGYALLDLTPERLRCEFRATAHPVQADARFHVQARYEIARGRPGPVKV; encoded by the coding sequence ATGCAACGACGTGCCTTTTTTCGACAACTCAGCCGGGTCGCGGCCCTGGGCGCCTGGCAGCAGTGGTTGTCAGCGCGGGCGCTGGCCCAGACCCTGGACGCCCAGCCCTGGCCAGCCCCGGCCGAGGTCTTTTCTCTGGGGGTGGCCAGCGGCGAGCCGCGCGCCGACAGCGTGGTGCTCTGGACCCGCCTGGCCCCTCAACCCCTGCAGCCCGATGGCGGCATGCCCGCCCGTGCCGTGCTGGTGCGCTGGGCCGTGGCGCACGACGACCGCTTTCAGCGCATCGTGCAGCAAGGTGAGGTCATGGCCTCGCCCGAGGCGGCCCACAGCGTGCACGTGCTGGTGCAGGGCCTGGCCCCCGAGCGCGAATACCACTACCGGTTCGAGACCGGCGGACAGCGCAGCACCGTGGGCCGCACCCGCACTGCGCCGCCCGGTGACGCACAGCCCTCGCGCCTGAGGCTGGCCCTGGCCTCGTGCCAGCACTACGAGCAAGGGCACTTCACCGCCCACCGAGAGATCGCCCGCGCCGATGTTGACCTCGTGCTCTTCGCCGGTGATTACATCTACACCAACCACAAGCCGGGCTACCAGCGCGTGCGCGATCACCTGCACGACATGCCGGCCGCCCGCACCCTGGCCGACTACCGCATCCACCACGCCAGCTACAAGCTGGACGCCGACTTGCGGGCCTGCCATGCAGCCCATCCGTGGCTCCTGGTCTGGGACGACCACGAGGTGATGTCGGACCACTCGGCGCAGCGCGCCCCCGAGGTGGAGGACGCGCAAGCCTTTCTGGCGGTGCGCACCGCCGCGTACCGGGCGTATTTCGAACACCTGCCCGTGTCGCCACGTCGTGCACCGTCGGCCACGGGCATGCCCATGCATGACCGCTATGCCTGGGGCCGCCTGGCCGATCTCTGGACGCTGGACACCCGACAGTTTCGTGATGCGCCGCCGTGTCTGGACCGGATCGCGCCGCTGACCCGCAAGGTGCTGTGGCGCTGCGACGAAACCGATGACGCATCGCGCACCATGCTGGGCATGCCGCAGGAGTACTGGCTGGCCGAAGGCCTGGCGGGCAGCCTGGCCGACTGGAAGCTGGTGCTGCAAACCACGCAGATATCGCCCGCGCCGCTGCCGGTGCCGGGCACCCACGAGCTGTTGCAGTACGCCGACGGCTGGGACGCCTTTCCGGCCGCCCGCCGCCGGCTGATGGAGGCCATCGCCCAGCCGCGCGTACGCGATGTGGTGTTTCTGGGCGGTGACGTGCACCGCCATGTGGCCGCCAACCTCCGACTGAACCCGCTGGACGCCACCTCGCCCATCGTGGCCAGTGAGCTGGTGGCCTCGTCGGTCACCAGCCGGGGGCTCAGTGAGTGGTTGACCAGCGCCATCAGGCGCCGGCAGCCCGACATCCTGCACTGCCGCAGCGACCAGCGGGGCTACGCGCTGCTGGACCTCACGCCCGAGCGCCTGCGCTGCGAGTTCCGGGCCACGGCCCACCCGGTGCAGGCCGATGCGCGTTTTCACGTGCAGGCCCGCTACGAGATCGCGCGGGGGCGCCCCGGTCCGGTCAAGGTCTGA
- a CDS encoding PhaM family polyhydroxyalkanoate granule multifunctional regulatory protein, whose translation MSSRSSQADPQQAAAQASEAFANMGAAGMDLFQEWLKAAGNAMPSMGGQAAAAAGQAASGKPLGNLGTMGGWSLPTMDPQELDKRIQDLRTVQFWLEQNARMIAMTIQGLEVQKMTLSTLQGMNVSMDALRDALKARNTAAAAPAQPTPEAPAEQAEDAGPGEADQSAQAAQAAQSDLINPMRWWDTLTQQFTHLAAQAAQAPQVMPMSPPKGVRRAGSSSSARKTSSAGATRAAPKTTAKPRAKGASSPRTTRGGKASGGASD comes from the coding sequence ATGAGCAGCCGTTCTTCGCAAGCCGACCCGCAACAAGCCGCCGCACAAGCCTCCGAGGCCTTCGCCAACATGGGGGCCGCCGGCATGGACCTCTTCCAGGAGTGGCTGAAAGCCGCGGGCAACGCCATGCCGAGCATGGGCGGCCAGGCCGCGGCGGCGGCTGGTCAGGCGGCGTCCGGCAAGCCGCTGGGCAACCTGGGCACCATGGGGGGCTGGAGCCTGCCCACCATGGACCCGCAGGAGCTGGACAAGCGCATCCAGGATCTGCGCACGGTGCAGTTCTGGCTGGAGCAGAACGCACGCATGATCGCCATGACGATCCAGGGGCTGGAGGTGCAAAAGATGACCTTGAGCACCCTGCAGGGCATGAACGTGTCGATGGATGCCTTGCGCGACGCCTTGAAGGCGCGCAACACGGCGGCGGCAGCGCCTGCCCAGCCAACGCCGGAGGCTCCCGCCGAGCAGGCCGAGGACGCTGGCCCCGGTGAGGCTGACCAGAGCGCCCAGGCGGCACAGGCTGCACAGAGCGACCTCATCAACCCCATGCGCTGGTGGGACACGCTGACCCAGCAATTCACCCACCTGGCCGCTCAGGCCGCCCAGGCACCCCAGGTGATGCCGATGAGCCCGCCCAAGGGCGTCCGCCGCGCGGGCTCATCCAGTAGCGCACGCAAGACCTCGTCTGCCGGGGCCACCCGTGCGGCGCCCAAAACCACCGCCAAGCCCCGCGCCAAAGGGGCCTCGTCACCGCGCACCACCCGGGGGGGCAAGGCCTCGGGCGGCGCCTCGGACTGA
- a CDS encoding acyl-CoA dehydrogenase C-terminal domain-containing protein, with product MPSYTPPLRDMQFVMHELLGAVDELKQIPKYADLDADTVNAVLEEGGKFASKVLAPLNLVGDVQGCVLNKETHEVKTPDGFKDAYKQYTENGWSALSADPEWGGQGMPQLVNQAVYEMMNSANQAWTMYPGLSHGAHACLEEHGSPEQKAMYLPKLTSGEWTGTMCLTEPHCGTDLGLLRTKAEPQGDGTYKLTGAKIFISAGEHDMAANIVHLVLARLPDAPAGSKGISLFVVPKFKVNADGSLGERNGIYCGGLEHKMGIHGNATCQMVLEDAVGTLVGQPHRGLPAMFVMMNGARLGVGNQSLGLTQVAYENAVNYAKDRVQMRSLSGPKRPDLAADPIIVHPDVRKMLLIARAYAEGARALVYYTAIELDKEHNHPDEAVRKEASDTVALLTPIVKAFITDNAWEATRHCQQVYGGHGFIHEWGMEQFVRDARINMIYEGTNTVQSLDLLGRKVLGDGGAKLTAFGKKIGRFVKENADNEAMQEFTKPLADLGQKVQAFTMEIGMKGMQNPDEVGAAAVDYLRVVGHLVYAYFFAQSAKIALAKLDSGDTFYKAKLATARFYFAKLVPEVETAMITAKAGLKPLMEMEEALF from the coding sequence ATGCCTTCTTACACCCCCCCGTTGCGCGACATGCAATTCGTGATGCACGAACTGCTGGGCGCTGTCGATGAACTCAAGCAGATCCCCAAGTACGCGGATCTGGACGCCGACACCGTCAATGCCGTGCTGGAAGAGGGCGGCAAGTTCGCATCCAAGGTGCTGGCCCCGCTGAACCTGGTGGGTGACGTGCAAGGCTGCGTGCTGAACAAGGAAACCCACGAGGTCAAGACCCCCGATGGTTTCAAGGACGCCTACAAGCAGTACACCGAAAACGGCTGGTCGGCCCTGTCGGCCGATCCGGAGTGGGGCGGCCAGGGCATGCCTCAGTTGGTCAACCAGGCCGTGTACGAGATGATGAACTCGGCCAACCAGGCCTGGACCATGTACCCCGGCCTGAGCCACGGTGCCCACGCCTGCCTGGAAGAGCACGGCTCGCCCGAGCAAAAGGCCATGTACCTGCCCAAGCTGACCAGCGGCGAGTGGACCGGCACCATGTGCCTGACCGAACCGCACTGCGGCACCGACCTGGGCCTGCTGCGCACCAAGGCCGAGCCCCAGGGCGACGGCACCTACAAGCTGACCGGCGCCAAGATCTTCATCTCGGCCGGTGAGCACGACATGGCCGCCAACATCGTCCACCTGGTGCTGGCCCGTCTGCCGGACGCGCCTGCTGGCTCCAAGGGCATCTCGCTGTTCGTGGTGCCCAAGTTCAAGGTGAACGCCGACGGTTCGCTGGGCGAGCGCAATGGCATCTACTGTGGTGGCCTGGAGCACAAGATGGGCATCCACGGCAACGCCACCTGCCAGATGGTGCTGGAAGACGCCGTGGGCACCCTGGTGGGCCAGCCTCACCGCGGTCTGCCTGCCATGTTCGTGATGATGAACGGCGCCCGCCTGGGCGTGGGCAACCAGTCGCTGGGCCTGACCCAGGTGGCTTACGAAAACGCCGTGAACTACGCCAAGGACCGCGTGCAAATGCGCTCGCTGTCGGGCCCGAAGCGTCCTGACCTGGCCGCCGACCCCATCATCGTGCACCCCGATGTGCGCAAGATGCTGCTGATCGCCCGTGCTTACGCCGAAGGCGCCCGCGCCCTGGTGTACTACACCGCCATCGAGCTGGACAAGGAGCACAACCACCCCGACGAGGCCGTCCGCAAGGAAGCCTCTGACACCGTGGCACTGCTGACCCCGATCGTCAAGGCCTTCATCACCGACAACGCCTGGGAAGCCACCCGCCACTGCCAGCAGGTCTATGGCGGCCACGGCTTCATCCACGAGTGGGGCATGGAGCAGTTCGTGCGCGACGCTCGCATCAACATGATCTACGAAGGCACGAACACCGTGCAATCGCTGGACCTGCTGGGCCGCAAGGTGCTGGGTGACGGTGGCGCCAAGCTGACCGCCTTCGGCAAGAAGATCGGCCGCTTCGTCAAGGAAAACGCCGACAACGAAGCCATGCAGGAGTTCACCAAGCCCCTGGCCGACCTGGGTCAGAAGGTGCAAGCCTTCACCATGGAAATCGGCATGAAGGGCATGCAGAACCCCGACGAAGTCGGTGCGGCCGCCGTGGATTACCTGCGTGTGGTGGGCCACCTGGTCTACGCCTACTTCTTCGCCCAATCGGCCAAGATCGCTCTGGCCAAGCTGGACTCCGGCGACACCTTCTACAAGGCCAAGCTGGCCACCGCCCGCTTCTACTTCGCGAAGCTGGTGCCTGAAGTTGAAACCGCCATGATCACCGCCAAGGCTGGTCTGAAGCCTCTGATGGAAATGGAAGAAGCCCTGTTCTGA
- a CDS encoding GntR family transcriptional regulator, whose translation MKLVSPAPATALPAATLAERVYAQIKQLIFDFQLLPGERFSESDLANRVQVSRTPLRQALQRLQREGFLLVFPKSGWQVAPLDFDTFDQLYDLRVLLEAHAVARLCEMEQRPGLQDLADTWLVPAHERQTAFVAVDRLDEAFHTALVRATGNQEMVRVHEDITERIRIIRRLDFTKVARVEATYDEHARILRAITRRRTDEAQRLLRAHIEQSKLEVRHITIDTLYQARQRIASSQA comes from the coding sequence ATGAAACTGGTCTCGCCTGCCCCCGCCACCGCCTTGCCAGCCGCCACCCTGGCCGAGCGCGTTTACGCCCAGATCAAGCAGCTGATCTTTGACTTTCAGCTGCTGCCAGGCGAGCGCTTCTCTGAAAGCGATCTGGCCAACCGGGTGCAGGTCAGCCGCACGCCCTTGCGCCAGGCCCTGCAGCGCCTGCAGCGCGAGGGCTTCTTGCTGGTCTTTCCCAAGAGCGGCTGGCAGGTGGCGCCGCTGGATTTCGACACCTTCGATCAGCTCTACGACCTGCGCGTGCTGCTGGAGGCGCACGCGGTGGCCCGGCTGTGCGAGATGGAGCAACGTCCCGGCCTGCAAGACCTGGCCGACACCTGGCTGGTGCCTGCCCATGAGCGCCAGACCGCGTTCGTGGCCGTCGACCGGCTGGACGAGGCCTTCCATACCGCGCTGGTGCGTGCCACAGGCAACCAGGAGATGGTGCGCGTGCATGAGGACATCACAGAGCGCATCCGCATCATCCGGCGCCTGGACTTCACCAAGGTGGCCCGCGTGGAGGCCACCTACGACGAACACGCCCGCATCCTGCGCGCGATCACACGCCGACGCACTGACGAGGCCCAGCGCCTGCTGCGCGCCCACATCGAACAAAGCAAGCTCGAGGTGCGCCACATCACCATCGACACGCTGTACCAGGCCCGTCAGCGCATCGCGAGCAGCCAGGCCTGA
- a CDS encoding HNH endonuclease: MDVLQLDVSGRPQAWLSAKEAAVLYATDSVAWTLGDACMVLRGGIQRRTGLPSRLELHPIIAVNGAIPSRAWRQSPSLSNSKLFTRDRQVCAYCGGRFPLDDLTREHIVPTSRGGVDSWTNCITACRNCNGRKGNRTLDELGWQLYYLPYVPSLHEDMILRGRRILADQMDFLLASVPAHSRLHGRQDKG; the protein is encoded by the coding sequence ATGGACGTGCTGCAGCTCGACGTGTCAGGCCGTCCGCAGGCTTGGCTGTCGGCCAAGGAAGCGGCGGTCCTGTATGCCACCGACAGCGTCGCCTGGACGCTGGGGGATGCCTGCATGGTGCTGCGTGGCGGCATCCAGCGGCGCACGGGCCTGCCCTCGCGGCTGGAGCTGCACCCCATCATCGCGGTCAATGGCGCCATCCCCAGCCGCGCCTGGCGTCAATCGCCCAGCCTGTCCAACAGCAAGCTGTTCACCCGTGATCGCCAGGTGTGCGCGTACTGCGGTGGCCGCTTCCCGCTGGACGACCTCACCCGCGAGCACATCGTGCCCACGTCCCGAGGCGGGGTCGACTCATGGACCAACTGCATCACGGCCTGCCGCAACTGCAATGGCCGCAAAGGCAATCGCACCCTGGACGAGCTGGGCTGGCAGCTGTACTACCTGCCCTACGTGCCCAGCCTGCATGAAGACATGATCTTGCGGGGGCGCCGCATCCTGGCCGATCAGATGGATTTTTTGCTGGCCAGCGTGCCGGCCCACAGCCGGCTTCACGGTCGCCAGGACAAGGGCTGA
- a CDS encoding TetR/AcrR family transcriptional regulator: protein MPHDAKPAAEVVRERGRSGAHKGQQTRATILEAALNLASQMGIEGLSIGALAEVTGMSKSGVFAHFGSREELQISVIREYHERFEEEVFRPAIQQPRGLPRLRALFDGWVAKVATEIDSGCIYISGAVEFDDRPGPVRDALAGMVLLWHGALDRAIRMAVDLGHLRPETDPMQMLFEIHGLILSLHHDARFLRSAGAVDRARVAFERVIAFYATHGEKPSPGEAVPPGAADVTRASGPGAPVTTPQGLA from the coding sequence CTGCCCCATGACGCCAAACCCGCCGCCGAGGTGGTGCGCGAGCGTGGCCGCAGCGGTGCGCACAAAGGCCAGCAAACCCGGGCCACCATCCTGGAGGCGGCCTTGAACCTGGCCTCGCAGATGGGCATCGAGGGCTTGTCCATCGGCGCCCTGGCCGAGGTCACCGGCATGAGCAAGTCGGGGGTGTTTGCGCATTTCGGATCGCGGGAAGAGTTGCAGATCTCCGTGATCCGCGAGTACCACGAGCGGTTCGAAGAAGAGGTTTTCCGGCCCGCCATCCAGCAGCCTCGCGGCCTGCCGCGCTTGCGCGCGCTGTTCGATGGCTGGGTGGCCAAGGTGGCCACTGAAATCGACTCCGGCTGCATCTACATCAGTGGCGCGGTGGAGTTCGATGACCGTCCGGGCCCGGTGCGCGACGCGCTGGCCGGCATGGTGTTGTTGTGGCACGGGGCCCTTGACCGTGCCATCCGCATGGCGGTCGACCTGGGGCACCTGCGCCCCGAGACCGACCCGATGCAGATGTTGTTCGAGATCCATGGTCTGATCCTGTCCCTGCACCACGATGCGCGCTTTTTGCGTTCGGCAGGGGCGGTGGATCGGGCCCGGGTGGCCTTCGAGCGCGTGATCGCGTTTTATGCGACGCACGGCGAGAAGCCATCACCTGGAGAGGCCGTGCCCCCCGGCGCGGCCGACGTGACGCGGGCCTCTGGCCCCGGCGCGCCTGTTACGACCCCCCAAGGCCTGGCCTGA
- a CDS encoding TetR/AcrR family transcriptional regulator, whose translation MARLPFKQQVLKAREDAIVDAVNRLLAEKGFDLMTVDEVAHEVGIAKASLYKHFDSKESLAAAAMKRLLARALAQLEDIAAQPGLDALARLKAVARWTMEVQLAGEMPSLPAQNSSLRAALVADMDYMGQLIAVSERLGTWITEAQSAGGLSTAVPAEVVLYTLFARACDPVLGVLKAGGHPDAQIIDWVLATTFDGLVQR comes from the coding sequence ATGGCCCGCCTACCGTTCAAACAACAGGTTCTCAAAGCCCGCGAAGACGCGATCGTCGACGCGGTCAATCGCCTGCTGGCCGAAAAAGGTTTTGACCTGATGACGGTGGACGAGGTGGCCCACGAGGTGGGCATCGCCAAGGCCAGCCTGTACAAGCACTTCGACTCCAAAGAGTCGCTGGCGGCCGCGGCCATGAAGCGCCTGCTGGCGCGCGCGCTGGCGCAGCTGGAAGACATCGCCGCCCAACCGGGGCTGGACGCCCTGGCGCGCCTGAAGGCCGTGGCCCGCTGGACCATGGAGGTGCAACTGGCCGGCGAGATGCCCTCCTTGCCCGCGCAGAACTCCAGCCTGCGTGCGGCCCTGGTGGCCGACATGGACTACATGGGCCAGTTGATCGCTGTCAGCGAACGCCTGGGCACCTGGATCACCGAGGCGCAGTCGGCAGGTGGGCTCAGCACCGCCGTGCCGGCCGAGGTGGTGCTCTACACCCTGTTTGCCCGGGCCTGTGACCCCGTGCTGGGCGTGCTCAAAGCCGGCGGCCACCCCGATGCCCAGATCATCGACTGGGTGCTGGCCACCACCTTTGACGGCTTGGTGCAACGCTGA
- a CDS encoding FIST signal transduction protein: MGAPSHAIGLRFLQAHGTHPHPELALELVWAQLASQGAEHMGATLGWCYVTDELADGLEHIVHGLRTRLPQVAWVGAVGAGVLATGVEYLEEPALAVMLCNLPAGDFRVFHGRQPLPRLSGFMPQAVQVHADGQTPDLQDLLHELAQRTATGQLFGGLSVGDPARWHVATDGGPPPPSPAPEGADHSGLWHGGVSGVAFDARVRLVSRVTQGCTPVGPPRTITGCDRHVVYELDGRPALRCLLNDLGLPGPEQADWHLEALPKVRATLAGLSDADTELMSHGRHFGDDTRMRHLIGLDPQRHGIALADQVETGMRLAFGQRHVAAARQDLVRICAEIREEFDPQEHPGSAPVGAVYISCAGRGGRYFGAPHAEMEILSHALGDIPLVGFFAGGEIARHHLYGYTGVLTVFGA, encoded by the coding sequence ATGGGCGCCCCCTCTCACGCCATCGGCCTGCGGTTTCTGCAGGCCCACGGCACCCATCCGCACCCCGAGCTGGCGCTGGAGCTGGTCTGGGCGCAGCTGGCCTCGCAGGGGGCCGAGCACATGGGGGCCACGCTGGGCTGGTGTTATGTGACCGATGAGCTGGCCGATGGCCTGGAGCACATCGTGCACGGGCTGCGCACCCGCCTGCCCCAGGTGGCCTGGGTGGGTGCGGTGGGTGCCGGCGTGCTGGCCACGGGGGTGGAGTACCTCGAAGAGCCCGCGCTGGCCGTGATGCTGTGCAACCTGCCTGCCGGCGACTTTCGGGTGTTCCATGGCCGCCAACCCCTGCCCCGGCTGAGCGGCTTCATGCCCCAGGCGGTTCAGGTGCACGCCGACGGGCAAACCCCCGACCTGCAAGACTTGCTGCACGAGCTGGCGCAACGCACCGCCACCGGGCAGTTGTTCGGCGGCCTGAGTGTGGGCGATCCCGCGCGCTGGCACGTCGCCACCGACGGTGGGCCACCACCGCCGTCGCCAGCCCCCGAGGGCGCCGACCACAGCGGGCTGTGGCACGGCGGCGTGTCGGGCGTGGCCTTCGATGCCCGGGTGCGGCTGGTGTCCAGGGTGACCCAGGGCTGCACCCCGGTGGGGCCACCCCGCACGATCACCGGCTGTGACCGCCACGTGGTCTACGAGCTGGACGGCCGCCCGGCCCTGCGCTGCCTGCTCAACGACCTGGGGCTGCCGGGCCCCGAACAAGCCGATTGGCACCTCGAAGCCCTGCCCAAGGTGCGGGCCACGCTGGCGGGCTTGAGCGACGCCGACACCGAACTGATGAGCCACGGACGGCACTTTGGCGACGACACCCGCATGCGCCACCTCATCGGCCTGGATCCGCAACGCCATGGCATCGCCCTGGCCGACCAGGTGGAGACGGGCATGCGCCTGGCCTTCGGACAACGGCATGTGGCCGCCGCCCGTCAGGACCTGGTGCGCATCTGTGCCGAGATCAGGGAAGAGTTTGATCCGCAAGAGCACCCCGGCAGTGCGCCGGTGGGGGCGGTCTACATCAGCTGCGCAGGCCGAGGTGGCCGCTACTTTGGCGCGCCCCATGCCGAGATGGAAATCCTCAGCCACGCGCTGGGCGACATCCCCCTGGTGGGCTTTTTTGCCGGCGGCGAAATCGCCCGGCATCACCTGTATGGCTACACGGGCGTGCTGACGGTGTTCGGGGCTTGA